The genomic DNA CTGACCTATCGGCCCGCCACCGGCTGACGGGACGACCTGACCGGCACGACCGGAGTGCGCCGGCTCCGGGTCACCCCTGGTCCTCCCCCGGTCGTAGCCCTGATTCAGACCTCGGGACGATGCGGCACCCCTCGTTCGTTCGTAGCGTCGTAGGCACGCCGACCAATCCGTCCAGGGGACCGACCCGTGCTCGAAGCCATCAACGACTCCATCCTCGACCTCGCGGGGCAGCCGTGGGTGTACGCCGTCGTCGGCGCCCTCGGTGCGCTCGACGCGTTCGTGCCGCCCCTCCCGAGCGAGTCGGCCATCGTGGCGCTCGCCGCGCTCGGCGATCAGGGCGGCGTCAACCTCTGGCTGCTCGGCGTCGTCGGAGCGCTCGGCGCCCTCCTGGGTGACACGGCTGCGTACGTCATCGGTCGGCGGGTCGGCACGAATCGCTTTGCGTGGCAACGCAAAGCGCGGGTCGCGAAGGCGATCACGTGGGCCGGCGGCGAGCTCGACCGACGTGGCGGTGTCCTGATCTTCACAGCCCGCTACATCCCCGTCGGCCGCATCGCAGTCATGATGACCGCCGGTGCCACGGGCATGCGCGTGCGCCGGTTCCTCACGTACGCCACGATCGGCTGCACCGCCTGGGCCGCGTGGTCGGTGCTCGTCGGCGCTGTCGCCGGCCAGCTGCTCGGTGACAACCCGTTGCTCGCCGCAGTCGTCGGTATCGCGATCGCGCTCGGCGTCGGACTCGTCGTCGACCGCGTCGCCTCGCGCCGGCGTACAGGGGCACCGTCCGAGAACTCGGTGGAGGACGCCGAGGACGCTCTGGTCTAGTACGGCGCATGGAGATCCGCCCGTACGCCGACGCCGACTGGCTGCGCGTCGCACCGATCGTGACCGAGGTCGTCCGTGCCGCAGAGACGTTCACGTACGACCCTGCGATGCCACCCGAGGCGTTGCAGGACCTGTGGATCGAGCGGCCGCCCGGGCTCACAGTCGTCGCGGTCGACGGCGACGACGTGCTCGGCACCGCCAAGATGGGGCCGAACAAGCCCGGCCCCGGCGCGCACGTCGCGACGGCGAGCTACATGGTCGGCAGCACGGCTCGCGGGCGCGGGGTCGGACGAGCGCTCGTCGAGCACAGCCTCGCGTGGGCGAAGGCCGGCGGTTTCGCAGCGATCCAGTTCAACGCGGTCGCGGCGAGCAACGTCAGAGCGGTCGGCCTGTATGAGTCGCTCGGGTTCACGATCATCGGCACCGTGCCCGAGGCGTTCGAGCACCCGACGCAGGGCCGGGTCGGCCTGCACGTGATGCACCGCTTCCTCTGACGAGCCGCACCTCGCCGGCCCTCCCGCTGGTTGAGCCGGTCGAGCCCCAAGGGCGAGACCGTGTCGAAACCGAGGTGACCGCCAGCGAGACCCCTCCCTCGCTGTCACCTGGTTTCGACACGCTCCTCGGCGAGCACCTCGGACCGGCTCAACCAGCGGAGTACGTGCTCCTACTCGGCCAGCGAGGTGGGCGACGGCGGTAGGCGGCGTCGAGGGCGATGGCCCACTCCCGGCGACCGATCGCGACGTTGGCGGCGACGTCGCGGGCGCCCCACCGGCGTACGGGCGTGCGCTCCGGCGCCGGGGTGGCGATCCGGCCGATCGCAGCCAGGACGCCGACGGCGAGCGCCGCCACGACGACGATCGGCACGAGTGCGGCGAGCGCGGCCATCACCGGAACGCCGCCAGTCGGAGGTGCGAGTGCCGGGCCGGCGCCCCGACGTGCGTCGCGCCCGCGGCCTGGGCCGGCGAGTGCGCAGCGAGGTCGGCGCGCGTCCGGTCGATGTCGCGGTCGTCGATCTCGGGCAGCCGGTGCTCGGCGCGGACGCGGCGATCAGTGCGTTCCATCGCCACGATCACCGCGACGACCAGAGCGAGGACGAGCAGTGCAGCCATGGTGCTTCCTCCTGGTGAAGGGCCTTCGGCGAAGGCGTCTGACTCCAGGTTCGGCCCTTCGACCCGTTAGCACCAGCGCGCATTTGTGAGGTGTACCAGTTAGCATTGCTTCATGTTCGATCTGCAGCGTCTGCGCGCCCTGCACGCCGTCCGCCAGCACGGCTCGGTCGCCGCCGCGGCTGAGGCGCTGGGGTTCACCTCGTCCGCGGTCAGTCAGCAGATCGCCAAGCTCGAGCGCGAGGCCCACGCGTCGCTGCTGGAGAAGGCCGGGCGCGGCGTCATCCTGACCGACGCCGGGCTCGTGCTCGCCGACGCCACCGAGGCGATCCTCAGCACCACCGAGCAGGCCAGCGCCGACCTCGAGGCCTTGCAGTCCGGAGTGAGCGGCACCCTGCGAGTCCTGTGCTTTCCCACCGCAATTCGCGGACTGGCCGCTCCCGCGCTCGCCGAGCTCCGGCGTACGACACCCGACCTCACCGTCCGGATCGAGGAGGGCTGGATCCGCAGCACCGAACGCATCGAGGGCGGGCACGCCGATCTCGCGGTGACCCACGACTGGGCCGACTCGCCGGTCGACCTGCCGGCGCACCTGACCCAGTCGCCGCTGCTGGAGGACCCCGTCGACGTGCTGCTGCCCGCTGCCCACCCGCTCGCACAGCGGACGTCGCTGACCCTGGACGACCTGCTCGACGCGCCCTGGATCATCGACACCAACCCCGACAGCATCTGCAGCAAGTGGCTGCGCGACCAGATGACCGCGCGCGGGCGCACGGCTGATGTGGTGCACCGCCTGGACGAGTACCCGTCGCAGATCGCGGTCGTCGGCGCCGGCCTCGGTCTGTCGCTGCTGCCACGCATGGGCCGACCCGACCTGCCGGACGGCGTCCGAGCGGTGCCGCTGCGCGGTGACCGCCCCGTACGACGGGTGTTCGCGATCTGCCGGAGGGCGTCGAGCCGGCGGCCCGCGATCCGGACGCTCACGACCGCTCTGCGTGATCAGGCCGAGCAGTGGGAGGGCGTCGAGGCCGCGACAGGGTGAGGCGCGGCGCCTACGATCGGGCCATGGCGAGCAAGGGCGGCTCACCCGCCACCGAGCTGACCGTGGGCGAGCGCACCGTTCGCCTCTCCAACCCCGACCGCGTGTACTTCCCTGCCCGCGG from Luteipulveratus halotolerans includes the following:
- a CDS encoding DedA family protein, with translation MLEAINDSILDLAGQPWVYAVVGALGALDAFVPPLPSESAIVALAALGDQGGVNLWLLGVVGALGALLGDTAAYVIGRRVGTNRFAWQRKARVAKAITWAGGELDRRGGVLIFTARYIPVGRIAVMMTAGATGMRVRRFLTYATIGCTAWAAWSVLVGAVAGQLLGDNPLLAAVVGIAIALGVGLVVDRVASRRRTGAPSENSVEDAEDALV
- a CDS encoding LysR family transcriptional regulator, translated to MFDLQRLRALHAVRQHGSVAAAAEALGFTSSAVSQQIAKLEREAHASLLEKAGRGVILTDAGLVLADATEAILSTTEQASADLEALQSGVSGTLRVLCFPTAIRGLAAPALAELRRTTPDLTVRIEEGWIRSTERIEGGHADLAVTHDWADSPVDLPAHLTQSPLLEDPVDVLLPAAHPLAQRTSLTLDDLLDAPWIIDTNPDSICSKWLRDQMTARGRTADVVHRLDEYPSQIAVVGAGLGLSLLPRMGRPDLPDGVRAVPLRGDRPVRRVFAICRRASSRRPAIRTLTTALRDQAEQWEGVEAATG
- a CDS encoding GNAT family N-acetyltransferase, giving the protein MEIRPYADADWLRVAPIVTEVVRAAETFTYDPAMPPEALQDLWIERPPGLTVVAVDGDDVLGTAKMGPNKPGPGAHVATASYMVGSTARGRGVGRALVEHSLAWAKAGGFAAIQFNAVAASNVRAVGLYESLGFTIIGTVPEAFEHPTQGRVGLHVMHRFL